A region of Veillonellaceae bacterium DNA encodes the following proteins:
- a CDS encoding ATP-binding cassette domain-containing protein — MATLKINGLSKAFGINTVFENVTFDVKSGERIGLVGANGAGKTTLLKCIMGTEEYDKGSVKASDGAIIGYLRQDFDYDSHTIREEMEHAWKDVLYYKDKIAEYAKLLEEGNPDEALIERYGKLEERFEFLGGYDYESKTRKILTGLGFKDEDWDRDIHSFSGGQKVRINLAAAFVRHPDFLLLDEPTNHLDMDMLEWLEDYLRSYKGGILMISHDRYFLDAAATGIIDLENHKIRTFRGGYSRYLETKTNQDAAYEKAYNKQQEHIKETEEYIRRYKAGIKAKQARGRQSQLNRLERLDKPVHQATLRFHFDPPEDCAEKVLDILHVSASYGPHDIFKDLTMHIKKGETVGLIGPNGAGKTTLLKLITGEKQPDSGIVQIGNNVKIGYYSQEQEMLHPEYQVIDEVRNMFNYGEGEARNILGMFLFRGDDVFKQVGMLSGGEKARLSLLCLFLERPNFLILDEPTNHLDIPTREIMEDAILAFGGTCLVVSHDRYFLDKTAGRILDMEGGKLTEYLGNYSYYREKKKDLEEYEKDRNGAEDHTPKTEVKKEEEAKPAPKKQELSAGDEAKMEHLEMEIGRQEATLAMYTAQMSMNPDDYENLAREYEEAKSKLDELYEKWSEIAAKAED, encoded by the coding sequence ATGGCAACTTTAAAAATTAACGGCTTATCAAAAGCATTCGGAATAAATACGGTATTTGAAAATGTAACATTTGATGTAAAATCAGGAGAAAGAATCGGACTTGTCGGTGCTAACGGGGCAGGGAAGACCACCCTTTTAAAATGCATCATGGGAACGGAAGAGTATGACAAGGGGTCAGTCAAAGCAAGTGATGGAGCCATTATCGGCTATCTTCGTCAGGATTTTGACTATGACAGCCATACGATCCGTGAAGAGATGGAACATGCATGGAAGGATGTCCTTTACTATAAGGATAAGATTGCTGAATATGCAAAGCTGCTGGAGGAAGGAAATCCTGATGAAGCGCTGATTGAACGGTACGGGAAACTGGAAGAGCGTTTTGAGTTCCTTGGCGGATACGATTATGAATCAAAAACAAGGAAGATCCTGACAGGACTGGGCTTCAAGGATGAAGACTGGGACCGCGATATCCATTCCTTCTCCGGCGGACAGAAGGTACGTATCAACCTGGCAGCGGCTTTTGTCCGTCATCCTGATTTCCTTCTTCTGGATGAACCGACGAACCATCTGGACATGGACATGCTGGAATGGCTCGAAGATTACCTTCGCTCCTACAAGGGCGGCATTCTGATGATTTCCCATGACCGCTACTTCCTTGATGCGGCTGCCACAGGGATCATCGATCTTGAAAATCACAAGATCCGTACATTCCGCGGCGGATATTCCAGATACCTTGAGACAAAGACGAACCAGGATGCTGCTTATGAAAAAGCATATAACAAGCAGCAGGAACATATCAAAGAGACAGAAGAATACATCAGGCGCTATAAGGCAGGCATCAAGGCCAAGCAGGCAAGGGGACGTCAGTCACAGCTGAACCGCCTTGAAAGACTGGACAAGCCGGTCCATCAGGCAACGCTTCGTTTCCATTTTGATCCGCCGGAAGACTGCGCAGAAAAAGTCCTTGATATTCTTCATGTTTCTGCTTCCTATGGGCCCCATGATATTTTCAAAGACCTGACGATGCATATCAAGAAGGGAGAAACAGTCGGCCTCATCGGACCAAACGGTGCCGGGAAAACAACGCTCCTGAAGCTTATTACCGGGGAGAAGCAGCCCGACAGCGGCATCGTGCAGATTGGGAATAATGTCAAAATCGGATATTATTCACAGGAGCAGGAAATGCTTCATCCCGAGTACCAGGTTATCGATGAAGTCCGAAACATGTTCAATTATGGGGAAGGAGAAGCCAGAAATATCTTAGGCATGTTCCTTTTCCGCGGAGATGATGTATTCAAGCAGGTCGGTATGCTTTCAGGGGGAGAAAAGGCAAGACTTTCCCTTCTCTGCCTTTTCCTTGAAAGGCCCAATTTCCTCATCCTGGATGAACCGACGAACCATCTGGATATACCGACGAGAGAAATCATGGAAGATGCCATCCTTGCCTTTGGCGGAACGTGCCTTGTCGTATCCCATGACCGTTACTTCCTCGATAAAACTGCGGGAAGAATCCTTGATATGGAAGGCGGAAAGCTGACTGAATATCTGGGCAACTACAGCTACTACCGCGAGAAGAAGAAGGATCTGGAAGAATACGAAAAGGACAGGAATGGAGCGGAAGACCATACTCCAAAGACTGAAGTGAAGAAGGAAGAGGAAGCAAAGCCGGCGCCGAAGAAACAAGAACTCTCTGCAGGGGATGAAGCCAAGATGGAACATCTCGAGATGGAAATAGGCCGACAGGAAGCCACTCTTGCCATGTATACAGCCCAGATGTCCATGAATCCGGATGATTACGAAAATCTTGCCCGTGAATATGAAGAAGCCAAGAGCAAACTGGACGAACTCTATGAAAAGTGGTCGGAAATTGCAGCAAAAGCAGAAGATTGA
- the scfB gene encoding thioether cross-link-forming SCIFF peptide maturase, producing MDYNVKPMIHRFRQNNMNIVMDVNSGIVHVVDDVTYKVLEYYNGTNREMVLANMGSEYEESELNEVMDDLDELIKKEVLFAPMDPNYKMAIEDRPIIKALCINIAHDCNLRCKYCFAGQGGYGQWRMLMSFDVARRAVDFLIAHSGPREHCELDFFGGEPLMNWHVVQQTVDYVHNQEKKHHKKIKMSLTTNGMLLDEEKTKYLTDNHISLILSLDGRKEMHDRMRPDVNNEGTYDQIVKNLQYCIAHRNGEEYYVRGTFTRHNLDFTTDVEDMLDHGFPAVSMEPVVGDDDAEYSIKESDLPRVKEEYDRLAQLFIQREEEGRPFFFFHFNMDLWKGPCLPKRLRGCGAGHEYLAVVPNGDIYPCHQFVGREGYVVGNVYEGLKNMKMMHDFRMNHVFSKPECVDCWAKFFCSGGCHANNEAYAGDIHKPYQITCEIQKKRVECAMMIQAYNSLRKPKVMAQPGTRAAKAAAAALRKEG from the coding sequence ATGGATTATAATGTAAAGCCCATGATTCATCGTTTTCGTCAGAATAATATGAACATCGTCATGGATGTAAACAGCGGCATTGTTCATGTTGTCGATGATGTGACATATAAAGTTCTGGAATACTATAATGGAACGAACCGCGAGATGGTTCTTGCCAATATGGGCAGCGAATATGAAGAAAGTGAACTCAATGAGGTCATGGATGATCTTGACGAGCTGATCAAGAAGGAAGTTCTCTTTGCTCCGATGGATCCGAATTATAAAATGGCGATCGAAGACCGCCCGATCATCAAGGCTCTCTGCATCAATATCGCTCATGACTGCAACCTTCGCTGCAAGTACTGCTTTGCGGGCCAGGGCGGATACGGCCAGTGGCGCATGCTGATGAGCTTTGATGTAGCCAGAAGAGCTGTCGATTTCCTGATCGCCCACAGCGGTCCGAGAGAACACTGCGAACTTGATTTCTTTGGCGGAGAACCGCTGATGAACTGGCATGTCGTACAGCAGACCGTAGACTATGTCCATAACCAGGAAAAGAAGCATCATAAGAAGATCAAGATGTCTCTTACAACAAACGGCATGCTGCTTGATGAAGAAAAGACCAAGTATCTTACTGATAATCACATCAGCCTGATTCTTTCCCTCGACGGAAGAAAAGAAATGCATGACCGTATGAGACCTGACGTCAATAATGAAGGTACTTATGACCAGATCGTCAAGAATCTGCAGTACTGCATCGCTCACAGAAATGGCGAAGAATACTATGTACGCGGCACTTTCACCAGACATAACCTTGATTTCACGACCGATGTGGAAGATATGCTCGATCATGGATTCCCGGCTGTTTCCATGGAACCGGTTGTAGGCGATGACGACGCTGAATATTCCATTAAGGAATCCGATCTCCCGAGAGTCAAGGAAGAATACGACCGCCTCGCACAGCTCTTCATCCAGCGTGAAGAGGAAGGAAGACCGTTCTTCTTCTTCCACTTCAATATGGATCTCTGGAAAGGCCCGTGCCTGCCGAAGAGACTCAGAGGATGCGGGGCAGGCCACGAATACCTGGCCGTTGTTCCGAATGGCGACATTTACCCATGCCACCAGTTCGTAGGCCGTGAAGGCTATGTGGTAGGCAATGTATATGAAGGCTTGAAGAACATGAAGATGATGCATGATTTCCGTATGAATCATGTATTCAGCAAGCCGGAATGCGTTGACTGCTGGGCCAAGTTCTTCTGCTCTGGCGGATGCCATGCCAACAATGAGGCATATGCAGGAGATATTCACAAGCCGTACCAGATCACCTGCGAAATCCAGAAGAAGCGCGTGGAATGCGCAATGATGATCCAGGCATATAACAGCCTGCGCAAGCCGAAAGTTATGGCGCAGCCAGGAACAAGAGCTGCAAAGGCGGCTGCAGCCGCTCTCAGAAAAGAAGGCTGA
- a CDS encoding glucose-6-phosphate isomerase has protein sequence MCLTIQDALSLDIDYLYGQSWSVREDDLKAHEEEINRAAKEVSEIRRNGTGPDGSHVFFPHLPYLYEENLLIGDDEKQRIKTLSEKAKETDAVVSIGIGGSYLGNQVLFDLFCGPYWNMKSKEERHGFPAVFFAGQNVDPVSLLKLTEELKRRSGEKDNYKVTLLVISKSGTTIEPTTAFHVLMKELSGFCDVSVIAVTDAEKGELHRLALENNWETFTVPEGIGGRFSIFSPVGLVFGSLIGFDTEEFLHGAKTVEEFCQSEKWDENPALLLASLKYIGTSEYGLVSEVIMPYGDALRSLGWWYAQLLGESLGKKYNNDGQIVHAGRTPVAAVGTTDMHSLTQEHQQGKKNKLFQFISVDSPSLDTKAYCREGESEGFVQMSRMLTAAMKSNAEALASEQRMSCRISVSRMTPYHLGALMYFFFLTIAYEGSLLQINAFDQPGVEAYKKILHQYLRSFLQ, from the coding sequence ATGTGTTTGACAATTCAAGACGCATTGTCGCTTGATATTGATTACTTGTATGGCCAGAGCTGGAGTGTCCGTGAAGATGACCTGAAAGCTCATGAAGAGGAGATCAATCGCGCTGCCAAAGAGGTAAGCGAAATCCGCAGGAATGGAACGGGACCGGATGGAAGCCATGTCTTCTTTCCACACCTCCCTTATTTATACGAAGAGAATCTGCTGATCGGCGATGATGAAAAGCAGCGGATCAAAACTCTTTCCGAAAAGGCGAAAGAGACAGACGCTGTCGTATCCATCGGGATTGGCGGTTCCTACCTTGGCAACCAGGTGCTTTTTGATCTTTTCTGCGGCCCTTACTGGAACATGAAAAGCAAAGAAGAAAGGCATGGGTTTCCAGCCGTATTCTTTGCCGGACAGAATGTAGATCCGGTCAGCCTTTTGAAACTGACGGAAGAACTGAAGAGAAGAAGCGGGGAAAAAGACAATTATAAAGTGACGCTTCTTGTGATTTCCAAGTCAGGAACAACGATTGAACCGACAACAGCCTTTCATGTGCTGATGAAAGAACTTTCTGGCTTCTGCGATGTATCTGTCATTGCAGTGACTGATGCGGAAAAAGGAGAACTTCACCGCCTTGCGTTGGAAAACAACTGGGAGACATTTACAGTTCCTGAGGGTATCGGCGGGAGGTTCAGCATATTCTCTCCGGTCGGTCTTGTTTTTGGAAGTCTGATCGGGTTTGATACCGAAGAATTCCTTCACGGCGCAAAGACTGTCGAAGAATTCTGCCAGTCAGAGAAATGGGATGAGAATCCTGCGCTTCTTCTGGCATCTTTAAAATATATCGGAACCAGCGAGTACGGGCTTGTTTCGGAGGTAATCATGCCATATGGAGATGCACTCCGCTCCCTTGGCTGGTGGTATGCGCAGCTTCTTGGCGAATCTCTTGGCAAGAAGTACAACAACGACGGGCAGATCGTGCATGCAGGAAGGACACCTGTTGCAGCCGTTGGAACGACGGATATGCATTCACTGACGCAGGAACATCAGCAGGGAAAGAAGAACAAGCTTTTCCAGTTCATTTCTGTTGACAGCCCTTCTCTGGATACAAAAGCATACTGCAGGGAAGGGGAAAGTGAAGGCTTTGTACAGATGAGCCGGATGCTGACAGCAGCGATGAAGTCTAATGCGGAAGCGCTGGCATCCGAGCAGCGTATGAGCTGCCGTATTTCTGTCAGCCGGATGACGCCTTACCATCTGGGCGCTCTCATGTATTTCTTCTTTTTGACGATTGCTTATGAAGGCTCCCTGCTTCAAATCAATGCTTTTGATCAGCCGGGTGTTGAAGCATATAAGAAAATACTTCATCAGTATTTAAGGAGTTTCTTGCAGTAA
- a CDS encoding glutamine synthetase: protein MNKELLYYIPSGEFGKEGVLSLLRTHPEIRFVSLVGIDLAGNDTDEKIPIEIFMKDYDDFFEGKAVQTDGSSVVLMDIATLNDARVDMVADAGVNWYVDYNEENLYTNGRPVGTLRIPCFLLHNGKFIDSRSILRDSCKYVASELKKLLASGKNVRGMEDIPFADIDDIGFTIGTELEFWVKTPSENETIQHLSISQRLQEQYWQRMRGNVRTAMEETIEELDARGMHVEMGHKEVGGIKPKVDDSGKTTDVCEQLELDWLFSSSPLQAADNELEARIVVREVFRKHGLDVSFKAKPIIGVAGSGEHTHVGICAKLKNGKTINLLAPSDMKADFLSTIGYGFIMGILKNYEATNPFVSSTTDAFNRLKPGFEAPVCIVTSLGHAPEVPSRNRTILIGLVRDIDNPKATRFELRAPNPFTNTYLAASCLFLTSLDGILYAVHSGKTPAELLAELSKKPGDDADYLEKGRAYRCEENVFEDFTQKERDAAFGKPPATVWENVKTMRANAGKAAVITAGGSLNKTIVDSFLASIVYRWKNELIDRIIPTTEMLVKGFKKLQSEDDLDEERWDDISEKRFALIKDTKSGKCLCTLLKEALEAGDYDTASDLQIEISRKGEALEKEYYEYALNIVG, encoded by the coding sequence ATGAACAAGGAATTACTGTATTACATCCCGTCTGGCGAATTTGGCAAGGAAGGCGTGCTTTCTCTTTTAAGGACACATCCTGAAATCCGCTTTGTTTCCCTTGTCGGTATCGATCTTGCCGGCAATGACACCGATGAAAAGATTCCGATTGAGATTTTCATGAAAGACTACGATGATTTCTTTGAAGGCAAGGCCGTGCAGACCGATGGCTCTTCTGTTGTCCTGATGGACATTGCGACACTGAATGATGCAAGGGTGGATATGGTCGCTGATGCAGGCGTAAACTGGTATGTCGATTACAATGAAGAAAATCTGTATACGAACGGACGCCCGGTTGGAACGCTCCGCATTCCGTGCTTCCTTCTGCATAATGGCAAATTCATTGATTCCCGTTCCATTTTGAGGGACTCCTGCAAGTATGTCGCTTCTGAGCTGAAGAAGCTTCTTGCTTCCGGTAAAAACGTCAGGGGCATGGAAGATATTCCTTTTGCCGATATTGATGATATCGGTTTCACCATTGGCACTGAACTTGAATTCTGGGTCAAGACACCAAGCGAAAATGAAACGATCCAGCACCTTTCCATTTCCCAGAGACTCCAGGAACAGTACTGGCAGCGCATGAGAGGCAATGTACGCACTGCCATGGAAGAAACCATTGAAGAACTCGATGCACGCGGCATGCATGTGGAAATGGGCCATAAGGAAGTCGGCGGCATAAAGCCGAAAGTCGATGATTCCGGCAAGACGACCGATGTCTGTGAACAGCTTGAACTCGACTGGCTATTCTCTTCCAGCCCGCTGCAGGCTGCGGATAATGAACTGGAAGCAAGAATTGTTGTCCGTGAAGTGTTCCGCAAGCACGGCCTTGACGTTTCCTTCAAAGCAAAGCCGATCATCGGGGTTGCCGGAAGCGGTGAACATACCCATGTCGGAATCTGCGCCAAATTGAAGAACGGGAAGACAATCAATCTTCTGGCACCGTCCGATATGAAGGCAGATTTCCTTTCTACCATCGGCTATGGATTCATCATGGGAATCCTTAAGAACTATGAAGCAACGAATCCGTTCGTTTCTTCTACAACGGATGCCTTCAACCGCCTGAAACCAGGTTTTGAAGCACCGGTCTGCATTGTTACATCCCTTGGACATGCGCCGGAGGTTCCTTCCAGAAACAGAACCATCCTGATCGGCCTTGTCAGGGATATCGATAATCCGAAGGCTACACGTTTTGAACTCCGTGCACCGAATCCGTTTACGAACACATACCTGGCAGCATCCTGCCTCTTCCTGACCTCTCTTGACGGTATTCTCTACGCAGTGCATTCCGGAAAGACGCCGGCTGAGCTCTTGGCCGAACTGTCCAAGAAGCCTGGCGATGATGCAGATTACCTTGAAAAGGGAAGAGCATACCGCTGCGAAGAAAACGTATTTGAGGACTTCACGCAGAAAGAAAGGGATGCAGCATTTGGCAAACCGCCGGCTACTGTCTGGGAAAATGTAAAGACCATGAGAGCCAATGCCGGCAAGGCCGCTGTCATCACTGCAGGCGGCAGCCTCAACAAGACAATTGTCGATTCCTTCCTGGCATCCATCGTATACCGCTGGAAGAATGAACTGATCGACAGGATCATCCCGACCACTGAAATGCTCGTCAAGGGTTTCAAAAAACTGCAGAGCGAGGATGACCTGGATGAAGAACGCTGGGATGATATCAGCGAAAAACGTTTTGCCTTGATCAAGGACACCAAGAGCGGAAAGTGCCTCTGCACGCTTCTCAAGGAAGCACTTGAAGCAGGGGATTATGATACAGCTTCCGACCTCCAGATTGAAATTTCCAGGAAGGGTGAAGCTCTCGAAAAAGAGTACTATGAATACGCTCTGAATATTGTTGGATGA
- a CDS encoding bacterial type II/III secretion system short domain protein: MSAAFCCLALLSLPLPSSADSGMDKEAASEKMLSLHVNKAPCTEILRSLAEMTGKNIVFSGTITETVTADLDKVTPEEAISSILASCGLAGRTEGSTLIVFNSKMEKNAGVMMRPFRLSYADAREVAEGMKAVAGDHVTYNKSANTVIVKGTPFELMQAESLIRELDVPEKQVKVEAEVVAVNKTYAKELGIDWDFKSLTGSASYDRTSWTEQHYVTDSSGNVLYDSDGNPRIRNVEHDGWDVSTPEGYAGISYGKSLSGHPYTFFFQAKLNALISEGKAKVLAKPNVVTMNGRKAEILIGSKIPVIVEHLENGVQTTATEYKDAGIKLTYTPLISRKNEITADVNAEVSTPYLVPEMRAYRIITRSANTMVRLKSGDMITIGGLIDKEESRTFRKVPILGDIPILGKLFQIRGKSIDESEIVVMIRAEILE, translated from the coding sequence ATGAGCGCTGCTTTTTGCTGTCTGGCCCTGCTTTCACTGCCGCTTCCTTCAAGTGCTGACAGCGGAATGGATAAGGAGGCAGCATCGGAAAAGATGCTTTCCCTTCATGTCAATAAGGCGCCGTGTACTGAAATTCTGAGATCCCTTGCGGAAATGACAGGAAAGAATATCGTATTTTCCGGAACGATTACAGAAACTGTTACAGCCGATCTTGACAAAGTAACGCCTGAAGAAGCGATTTCCTCTATTCTTGCCTCCTGCGGCCTTGCCGGAAGGACAGAAGGGAGTACCCTCATTGTCTTCAACAGCAAGATGGAAAAGAATGCAGGCGTCATGATGCGCCCGTTCCGGTTATCCTATGCTGATGCCAGGGAAGTGGCTGAAGGCATGAAGGCTGTGGCAGGCGATCACGTGACATATAATAAATCTGCCAATACAGTGATTGTGAAGGGGACTCCTTTCGAGCTGATGCAGGCTGAAAGCTTGATCCGCGAGCTCGATGTTCCTGAAAAGCAGGTCAAGGTAGAAGCAGAAGTCGTAGCCGTCAATAAAACGTACGCCAAAGAGCTTGGCATCGATTGGGACTTCAAGAGTCTGACAGGAAGCGCTTCTTATGACAGGACGAGCTGGACAGAACAGCATTATGTCACAGATTCTTCAGGCAATGTCCTTTATGATAGTGATGGCAACCCAAGAATCCGCAATGTAGAGCATGACGGATGGGATGTAAGCACACCAGAAGGCTATGCAGGAATCTCGTACGGGAAATCCCTCTCAGGGCATCCTTATACATTTTTCTTCCAGGCAAAACTGAATGCACTGATTTCTGAAGGAAAAGCCAAGGTCCTTGCAAAGCCGAATGTCGTCACGATGAATGGCAGAAAGGCAGAAATACTGATCGGAAGCAAGATTCCTGTCATTGTCGAGCATTTGGAAAACGGCGTCCAGACGACAGCGACTGAATATAAGGATGCAGGCATTAAATTGACTTATACTCCGCTGATCAGCCGGAAAAACGAAATAACCGCTGACGTGAACGCAGAAGTTTCAACTCCCTATCTTGTTCCCGAAATGAGGGCATACAGGATTATTACGCGCTCAGCCAATACGATGGTCAGGCTGAAATCAGGAGACATGATTACGATCGGCGGGCTCATTGACAAGGAGGAATCCCGTACCTTCAGAAAGGTACCGATTCTGGGAGATATCCCGATTCTGGGAAAACTTTTCCAGATCCGCGGAAAGTCGATCGACGAATCGGAAATCGTTGTTATGATCCGGGCTGAAATTCTTGAGTAA
- a CDS encoding YbaB/EbfC family nucleoid-associated protein, protein MFGNKAQMQNMLKKARKMQEDLQKKQEELKKQTVDVSVGGGAVSLTMNGEKQIVALKIAKDAIDPEDPEILEDLITTAVNEAGKKADEMVQKSMSEVTGGLGLPGGMF, encoded by the coding sequence ATGTTTGGAAATAAAGCACAGATGCAGAACATGCTGAAAAAAGCACGCAAAATGCAGGAAGATCTTCAGAAGAAGCAGGAAGAATTAAAGAAGCAGACCGTTGACGTTTCTGTCGGCGGCGGCGCTGTTTCCCTCACCATGAACGGCGAAAAGCAGATTGTTGCCCTGAAAATCGCAAAGGATGCCATTGATCCGGAAGATCCGGAAATCCTGGAAGATCTGATTACCACTGCTGTCAACGAAGCTGGAAAGAAAGCCGATGAAATGGTCCAGAAGAGCATGAGCGAAGTAACCGGCGGCCTCGGCCTTCCCGGCGGCATGTTCTAA
- a CDS encoding ABC transporter permease, with the protein MMETLGGLGGYGITSIIVIFIAFMLFAKFAKKIIGNIIMGGVLFWLLNTLGITHMNWDTMNGIIVALFGTLGTLILAILDILK; encoded by the coding sequence ATGATGGAAACACTCGGAGGACTTGGAGGATACGGCATAACAAGCATCATCGTTATTTTCATTGCTTTTATGCTTTTCGCCAAGTTTGCAAAGAAAATCATAGGAAATATCATTATGGGCGGTGTCCTCTTCTGGCTCCTGAATACACTGGGAATTACCCACATGAACTGGGATACCATGAACGGCATCATCGTTGCCCTCTTTGGCACCTTAGGAACATTGATCCTGGCCATCCTGGATATTCTTAAATAA
- the recR gene encoding recombination mediator RecR: MNQELENVTEQFRKLPGIGVKSARRLAYFMLERPESEVKAFLDTIKTAREKICYCSVCCNLATSDPCDICDDTRRDHSVICVVEQPQDVMAMEQSHEYHGLYHVLHGALSPLDGIGPDQLKIKELLNRLESDEVKEVILATDPDAEGEATAFYLSRLIKPAGIKVTRIGRGIPAGGDIGYTDGMTLAGAVQNRKEL; this comes from the coding sequence ATGAATCAGGAATTAGAGAATGTCACTGAACAATTCAGAAAACTCCCAGGCATAGGCGTCAAAAGCGCCCGCCGTCTTGCTTATTTCATGCTCGAGCGTCCCGAAAGCGAAGTCAAGGCATTTCTTGACACAATCAAAACGGCGCGGGAAAAGATCTGCTACTGTTCAGTCTGCTGCAATCTGGCAACCTCGGATCCTTGTGATATCTGCGACGATACAAGAAGGGACCATTCTGTCATCTGTGTCGTAGAACAGCCGCAGGATGTCATGGCCATGGAACAGAGCCATGAGTACCATGGCCTCTACCATGTACTCCACGGCGCGCTCTCCCCTCTCGACGGAATCGGCCCTGACCAGCTGAAGATCAAGGAACTTCTGAATCGTCTGGAAAGCGATGAGGTCAAGGAAGTCATCCTTGCCACCGATCCTGATGCAGAAGGCGAAGCTACTGCCTTCTACTTGTCAAGGCTCATCAAACCGGCCGGCATCAAAGTAACCCGTATCGGCCGCGGCATTCCTGCCGGCGGAGACATCGGCTATACTGACGGAATGACTCTGGCAGGCGCCGTCCAGAATCGTAAAGAGCTTTAA
- the scfA gene encoding six-cysteine ranthipeptide SCIFF has translation MSRHIVTINQSSLQNSIKFEGCSECQTSCQSACKTSCTIGNLICTEQEEAVEAKRA, from the coding sequence ATGTCCAGACATATCGTTACAATCAATCAGTCTTCTCTGCAGAACTCCATTAAATTTGAAGGATGCAGCGAATGCCAGACTTCCTGCCAGTCCGCTTGCAAGACAAGCTGCACTATCGGAAATCTGATCTGCACGGAACAGGAAGAGGCTGTAGAAGCCAAGAGAGCGTAA